Proteins co-encoded in one Cupriavidus metallidurans CH34 genomic window:
- a CDS encoding DUF1275 domain-containing transporter, whose protein sequence is MLIPYLRRLTGKDRSPEANLQLARYLAFVAGATNAGGFLAVQQYTSHMSGILSAMADNLALGSLGLVLDGLGALIAFLSGAACSAVLINWGRREQLQSTFALPLMVEAGLLVSFGLLGGNLEHHEWLFVPATVLVLCFIMGLQNAMVTKVSNAEIRTTHVTGMVTDIGIELGKLFYWNLSRADSGKPVVLANRQKLRVLATLVGLFFVGGVVGALGFKHIGFSATLPLAILLLALAAVPVVDDVRLRMWRQDFLSRIAARARRWARTVKTDIHAIWLAARDPRTPWYAKVLAAVVAGYALSPIDLIPDFIPVIGYLDDVVLVPLGILVVIRLIPEEVMKEHRAAASSAERRPASKMAAAAIIVIWTLSAFAIAHALPRLLASFFHP, encoded by the coding sequence ATGCTGATCCCATACCTGCGCCGACTGACGGGGAAGGACCGCAGTCCCGAAGCGAACCTCCAATTGGCTCGGTATCTTGCGTTCGTTGCTGGAGCAACCAACGCGGGTGGATTCCTAGCCGTGCAGCAGTACACGTCACACATGTCCGGTATTCTGTCCGCTATGGCCGATAACCTGGCACTGGGTAGCCTGGGACTTGTACTCGATGGCCTTGGAGCCTTGATAGCGTTTCTGTCAGGTGCCGCTTGCTCGGCTGTGCTCATCAACTGGGGACGAAGGGAGCAACTGCAAAGTACCTTTGCCTTACCGCTGATGGTGGAGGCTGGGCTTCTGGTTTCCTTCGGGCTGCTCGGCGGCAACCTCGAACATCACGAATGGCTATTTGTTCCCGCGACAGTTCTGGTTTTGTGCTTCATCATGGGCTTGCAAAACGCCATGGTGACAAAGGTATCGAATGCTGAGATCCGCACTACGCATGTGACGGGTATGGTGACCGATATTGGCATCGAACTCGGCAAACTCTTTTACTGGAATCTGTCCAGGGCCGACTCTGGCAAGCCCGTGGTGCTAGCCAACAGGCAAAAGCTGCGTGTCTTGGCCACTCTGGTTGGTCTCTTCTTCGTCGGTGGCGTGGTCGGTGCACTGGGATTCAAGCATATCGGGTTCAGTGCCACCCTACCGTTGGCAATCCTGCTGCTCGCCCTCGCGGCAGTCCCGGTGGTCGACGATGTGCGCTTGCGCATGTGGCGCCAGGATTTTCTATCCCGCATTGCTGCGCGGGCACGTCGGTGGGCCCGCACGGTCAAGACGGACATCCACGCGATCTGGCTGGCCGCACGGGACCCCCGAACTCCTTGGTATGCAAAGGTTCTTGCCGCGGTTGTTGCGGGCTACGCGCTATCCCCGATCGATCTCATTCCGGATTTCATCCCGGTGATTGGGTATCTGGACGATGTTGTGCTGGTTCCCTTGGGCATTCTGGTCGTAATCCGGCTGATCCCGGAAGAAGTCATGAAGGAGCATCGGGCTGCGGCCAGCAGCGCCGAGCGCCGGCCCGCAAGCAAGATGGCGGCGGCAGCAATTATCGTGATCTGGACACTTTCCGCTTTCGCAATCGCGCATGCGCTCCCGCGCTTGCTGGCAAGCTTTTTTCATCCATGA
- a CDS encoding MASE3 domain-containing protein, with the protein MKPNSSLLFAPTIDAYRKRLTLLVGFLFVLYGILWLKDTRADIGLANYLPLHLAMETAAIVAATLVFGIAWNAHAESRPGSVILLGVVLLGSALLDFAHMLGSGGMPDFVTPASPQKAITFWFAARFLVAIGLLIISLRPWQPVLNRRGRYLALMLVLAYVGAIYISEL; encoded by the coding sequence ATGAAACCCAACTCCTCCCTTCTGTTCGCTCCAACTATTGACGCGTATCGGAAGCGCCTGACCCTGTTAGTCGGCTTCCTGTTCGTTCTCTACGGGATACTGTGGCTCAAGGACACCAGAGCTGATATCGGGCTCGCGAACTATCTGCCATTGCACCTTGCGATGGAAACCGCAGCCATCGTTGCGGCGACGCTGGTCTTCGGCATTGCCTGGAATGCCCACGCGGAATCTCGTCCGGGCAGTGTCATTCTTCTTGGCGTGGTGCTGTTGGGTTCGGCGCTACTAGACTTCGCGCACATGCTGGGGTCCGGCGGCATGCCAGATTTCGTGACCCCTGCAAGCCCTCAGAAAGCCATCACATTCTGGTTCGCCGCACGATTTCTGGTAGCCATTGGATTGCTCATTATTTCTCTCCGCCCCTGGCAGCCGGTGCTGAATCGGCGAGGGCGATATCTCGCTCTCATGCTGGTTTTAGCTTACGTTGGGGCGATCTACATTAGTGAACTGTGA
- a CDS encoding IS3-like element ISRme13 family transposase (programmed frameshift), protein MTSKTKRAQYTLEFKLEAVRLVKSGQSMAVVSATLGIRAQTLHNWVKAEREGKLTGAGMKPVSPEQMELARLRAEVARLKMERDIFKKSRSILCEGVGVRYAFIERNRRYWPVSVLCELLGVSPSGYHQRKQRTVSTDRPDRGRLSDDALLAHIKAIHAGVKGEYGWPRMWKELLARGVRVGKERVRKLMALHGIRARHKRKYIATTNSNHDLPVAPNLLQRDFSPAAPNQVWTSDITYVATAEGWLYLVVIIDLFSRQVVGWSMQPHMKAELVTDALRMAWFRRRPEAGVIVHTDRGSQYCSHLFQDALKAYGMRSSMSRRGDCWDNAPTESLWGSLKVARLHGRQFATRRAAMDEVIDWLGFYNASRLHSTLGYVSPMTFEKNWSAAQQHRAA, encoded by the exons ATGACAAGCAAGACAAAGCGGGCGCAGTACACGCTGGAATTCAAGCTGGAAGCGGTACGGCTGGTGAAGAGCGGGCAGAGCATGGCAGTGGTTAGCGCGACCCTGGGCATCAGAGCGCAGACGCTGCATAACTGGGTCAAGGCGGAGCGGGAAGGCAAGCTGACTGGTGCGGGTATGAAGCCGGTCAGCCCGGAGCAGATGGAGCTGGCCCGGCTTCGGGCGGAGGTGGCGCGCTTGAAGATGGAGCGCGATATTT TTAAAAAAAGCCGCAGCATACTTTGCGAAGGAGTCGGTGTGAGGTATGCGTTCATCGAGCGAAACCGACGTTACTGGCCGGTCTCGGTCCTGTGTGAGCTGTTAGGGGTCAGCCCCAGCGGCTATCACCAGCGCAAGCAACGCACAGTAAGCACCGACAGGCCAGATAGAGGCCGACTCAGTGACGATGCCTTGTTGGCCCACATCAAGGCGATTCACGCCGGGGTCAAGGGGGAGTACGGCTGGCCGCGCATGTGGAAGGAACTGCTGGCGCGTGGGGTGCGGGTGGGCAAGGAGCGTGTTCGCAAGCTGATGGCGCTGCACGGCATCCGTGCCCGCCACAAGCGCAAGTACATCGCGACAACCAACTCGAACCACGATTTGCCGGTGGCCCCCAATCTGCTGCAACGCGACTTTAGCCCAGCAGCACCCAATCAAGTCTGGACGAGCGACATAACCTATGTGGCGACCGCCGAAGGCTGGCTCTACCTGGTGGTCATCATCGACCTGTTCAGCCGGCAGGTGGTTGGCTGGTCGATGCAACCACACATGAAGGCCGAATTGGTCACGGACGCGCTGCGCATGGCCTGGTTCCGGCGCCGCCCGGAAGCCGGTGTGATTGTGCACACCGACCGGGGAAGCCAGTATTGCAGCCATCTGTTTCAAGACGCCCTGAAGGCGTATGGCATGCGCTCGTCAATGAGCCGCAGGGGCGATTGCTGGGACAACGCGCCGACTGAGAGTCTGTGGGGGTCGTTGAAGGTCGCTCGCCTGCACGGTCGCCAGTTCGCTACCCGCCGCGCCGCAATGGACGAGGTAATTGACTGGCTTGGCTTTTATAATGCCAGCCGACTCCACTCGACGCTGGGCTACGTCAGCCCCATGACGTTCGAGAAAAACTGGTCCGCAGCTCAGCAACACCGGGCTGCCTAA
- the rpoD gene encoding RNA polymerase sigma factor RpoD has protein sequence MNNTHPESLVALVALGSERGFLTHGEISDALPDSDFGQIQRVLEELGVQIVERTLANEPIRLEEHADALVVDEAVIEEAAAAVMQADGREARTTDPVQLYLREIGTIPLLTREDEVAIARRHEIAVTEMVAEMVSCPLVVYELLTMADEIERGEMAVDDLIDHWDEVPAAAVNVPAIEMSEAVQDDDPAPGAAGVDLEETDPVSTGASTARSSAALESEVIARLAIVRARFLDWSRQSRQQAATSDAFVALNAIRAELAVYHFSAAAVARLGQVLSTHIAAIQQAERRIAGIVIDRCGIAREQFLQTFPGHEIDLGWSEALAAERISGAADALVRAIPEIQAIQREMRVLENRAAMSLGDLKNLGQRVAKARARAQAARDEMIRSNLRLVVSNAKKYLHRGMPLLDLIQEGNLGLMRAVDRFDYRRGYKFSTYATWWIRQGITRAIADKGPTIRIPIHLVEVVGKVNRASRELFHETGEAPAPEALAARLSLSVKKVKAILDLVKEPLSLEMSVGESGDALLWDTLTDECSASPDESAMRVSLRKDLDEALATLKPREAKIVKMRYGVDAGTDYTLEEIGQQYGLSRERVRQLERQALRKLRNPDRAPRLQAHRDIH, from the coding sequence ATGAATAACACCCACCCCGAGTCCTTGGTCGCGCTGGTTGCTTTAGGCAGCGAGCGGGGATTCCTGACGCACGGCGAGATCAGCGACGCCCTTCCTGACAGTGACTTTGGGCAGATCCAACGCGTGTTGGAGGAGCTGGGCGTCCAGATCGTTGAACGGACGTTGGCGAACGAACCCATCAGACTGGAGGAGCACGCGGACGCTCTGGTCGTGGATGAGGCGGTCATCGAGGAAGCGGCAGCGGCAGTCATGCAGGCCGATGGGCGTGAGGCACGAACTACCGACCCTGTGCAACTGTATCTGCGTGAAATTGGGACGATTCCTTTGTTGACGCGAGAGGACGAGGTCGCGATTGCCAGGAGACATGAAATCGCGGTGACCGAAATGGTTGCCGAAATGGTCTCGTGTCCGCTCGTGGTTTATGAACTGCTCACGATGGCAGACGAAATCGAGCGAGGCGAGATGGCTGTCGACGACCTTATCGACCATTGGGATGAGGTGCCTGCCGCCGCAGTCAATGTACCAGCTATCGAGATGAGTGAGGCGGTCCAGGATGATGATCCAGCGCCTGGCGCTGCGGGTGTGGACCTCGAAGAGACGGATCCGGTCTCCACCGGCGCCTCGACGGCCCGATCATCGGCCGCATTGGAGAGTGAGGTGATAGCGCGACTTGCGATCGTTCGAGCCCGGTTCCTTGACTGGTCACGCCAATCCAGGCAGCAGGCAGCCACATCGGACGCCTTCGTTGCATTGAATGCGATTCGGGCCGAGTTGGCGGTCTATCACTTCAGTGCCGCTGCAGTCGCCCGTCTCGGCCAGGTGCTGTCCACTCACATCGCTGCAATTCAACAGGCCGAACGCCGTATCGCGGGGATCGTCATTGATAGATGCGGTATCGCAAGAGAGCAATTCCTTCAGACGTTTCCGGGGCATGAAATCGATCTTGGCTGGTCGGAGGCGCTGGCGGCAGAGCGCATCAGTGGTGCTGCGGACGCGCTTGTGCGAGCCATCCCGGAAATTCAGGCAATTCAGCGGGAAATGAGGGTGCTTGAGAACCGCGCGGCCATGTCACTTGGCGATCTGAAAAACCTCGGCCAGCGCGTTGCCAAAGCACGCGCGAGGGCTCAGGCCGCCAGGGACGAAATGATCAGGTCCAATCTCCGTCTCGTCGTTTCAAATGCCAAGAAGTATCTTCACCGCGGGATGCCTCTGCTGGATCTTATTCAGGAGGGCAATCTCGGGCTGATGCGAGCCGTAGACCGATTCGATTACCGCCGGGGCTACAAGTTCTCGACCTATGCCACGTGGTGGATTCGTCAGGGCATTACCCGCGCTATCGCGGACAAGGGGCCGACTATCCGGATTCCGATTCATCTGGTGGAGGTTGTGGGAAAGGTCAATCGTGCGTCACGGGAACTCTTTCATGAAACGGGAGAGGCCCCTGCACCGGAAGCTTTGGCCGCGCGTCTTTCCCTTTCCGTAAAAAAGGTCAAGGCGATTCTTGATCTGGTCAAAGAACCACTGTCGCTGGAAATGTCGGTTGGCGAAAGCGGAGATGCCTTGCTATGGGATACGCTCACCGACGAATGTTCAGCTTCACCGGATGAATCCGCAATGCGCGTGTCGCTCAGAAAGGATCTGGATGAGGCGTTGGCAACCCTGAAACCAAGGGAAGCGAAGATTGTAAAGATGCGGTACGGCGTTGATGCCGGCACAGACTACACACTCGAAGAAATAGGCCAGCAGTATGGTCTTTCGCGTGAGCGAGTCCGCCAGCTCGAACGTCAGGCCCTGCGCAAGCTACGCAATCCCGATCGCGCACCTCGCTTGCAGGCGCATCGAGATATCCATTAG